In Microbulbifer celer, a single window of DNA contains:
- a CDS encoding OmpA family protein codes for MFAQDTGSENSDVQPVEVESWWQKIPGLSPEVETTADYSEKPLGNNTEASLIPAAGQLWVQDAEVFVVAEEAVVEDAVLAPLRYREVDDEIDPDLVEILQEKLAELEDSHELQLIFTGHTGSDPLTEEQQSAFADKETFTEARAKRVAEYFQTSLDLPETAVVFKGRGDSEPLTENITAQGREQNRRVQVQLRYFELDQQAREAQRRAEAAQLNRVKVCRQETVCKLRYTAGADKRARLKNLVSPLRLAPGQIDLPRAFVRRIQEVRNTLLDKPNLRIHFVGHTDGKPLPEGPAELYNDNMMLSRAEARRVALAVADQLNLPGYMVTSSGKGSSQPIAANDTAKGRALNRRVEVEFWYDDLLETASDGLQACPESATAETITIAHESPTGTIPPISINSGEPQITAAQLGQMQRMMDEVAGKQNVRLSFVGYSDNERMERREAMVYGDDVGLSSARAEKTMHAVQQHLGLTDEQVEFEGRGYVESKDVVQTGFIHMDGARVEVQVLYDELAVLAEKDRLEIERIQQEAEAHNPYALNLMRITVDGAPEYDPYKNSADLQRCTDVALESANIQFRFDNQSMQPRLNVSAFPSTIRYADDPETEIVDSRVQFKRYTNYPSFITRAEVRIFEEDQSLRDAPLAVVTLDQNGEGSWDADFEAYQAPLKKLQYVLRVYDWKQRFDETRPQTLWLVDNFEPQLQEATTEEELLVGYGENRLAEQHIPVNGNAVLVNGADIPANHSVWLAGREVPVSNSGEFVAEEIFAKGLHTVEVAVLDDAGNGELFLRDLEFTRDDWFTVGIADLTVARDDTNGPAALVTGDETHYENSASYDGRLAFYTSGSFGDGWRLSASADTEEGPVEDLFTNFMEKNPDALFRRLDSDLYYPTFGDDSTVVEDAPTSGKFYIKLENYDDYGLWGNFNASYTDNELAHIDRALYGANFHFETDDVTDFGDKRFQIDAFSAEPGTIAGRDEFRGTGGSLYYMRHQDILTGSERLRIEVRDKNSGLVLGVKNLTPVIDYDVDYIQGRVLLNRPLSAIANDNLIVQDGSYNGNPQYLVARYEYTPGFDDLDTLAVGGRAHYWAGDHVKIGVSASQQDEEDNESSLNGVDLTLRKSAGTWMKVEVAESEGNTLDSLSSLDGGYSFNQPGLDQGEPFDPDARAGASKFEAALQVGDFFEGARGSASVYAQQRDAGFSGPGQLATRETEQYGAMINMPVGERFDVGLKADTKEQQQGLQTSATDVELGYRLSERWRIAAAARSDSREDLSSVVPVTQRQGDRTDVAMQASYDSGADWNAFGFVQRTAEISGNRDENNRVGFGGAYRVSERLTLDSELSGGDTGTAARVGTDFLVTDRTNLYLNYTLDNERTDTGVRARKGNLNSGFRSRFSDTTSIYGEERYTHGDVSTGLTHALGVDLAPSDVWNYGTSLEAGTLEDPRTGAETERRALGASMGFNDGDLRLSSAVEYRIDNMQTLTDPETVVENERKTWLMKNTLGFQISPDWRLVGKLNYSDSQSSQGEFYDGKFTEGVMGYAYRPVDNDRWNTLLKYTYFYNVPTTDQVLVTSNSTSSASEFVQKSHIFSVDTNYDISQRWTIGAKYAYRLGQLSMDREDPEFFDSTASLYVLRADWHFVNKWDLLIEGRMLDLPDAGDSRSGVLLALYRQMGRNFKAGVGYNFTDFSDDLTDLDYDSQGIFLNMVGKF; via the coding sequence GAAGTGGACGATGAGATCGATCCCGACCTGGTGGAAATCCTGCAGGAAAAGCTTGCCGAGCTTGAGGATTCCCACGAACTACAGCTGATTTTTACCGGCCATACCGGCAGCGATCCTCTCACCGAGGAGCAACAGTCGGCGTTTGCGGATAAAGAGACTTTTACCGAGGCGCGCGCCAAACGGGTGGCGGAATATTTCCAGACTTCTCTGGACCTGCCGGAAACGGCGGTGGTATTCAAAGGCCGGGGCGACAGCGAGCCGCTAACGGAAAACATCACTGCTCAGGGACGGGAGCAGAACCGTCGGGTACAGGTACAGCTGCGCTATTTCGAGCTGGATCAACAAGCCCGCGAAGCCCAGCGTCGCGCGGAAGCCGCGCAATTGAACCGGGTGAAGGTCTGCCGCCAGGAAACCGTATGTAAACTGCGCTATACCGCCGGTGCCGACAAGCGCGCGCGACTCAAGAATCTGGTATCTCCCCTGCGCCTGGCCCCGGGGCAGATCGATCTGCCACGAGCGTTTGTGCGCCGGATTCAGGAAGTGCGCAACACCCTGTTGGATAAGCCCAATCTGCGCATTCACTTTGTCGGTCACACCGACGGCAAACCGCTGCCGGAGGGGCCGGCGGAACTGTACAACGATAATATGATGCTCTCGCGCGCGGAAGCGCGCCGGGTGGCGCTGGCAGTGGCCGACCAGTTGAACCTGCCCGGGTACATGGTAACCAGTAGTGGCAAAGGTTCCAGCCAGCCCATCGCCGCCAATGACACCGCGAAAGGCCGCGCCCTGAACCGCCGGGTGGAAGTGGAATTCTGGTACGACGATTTATTGGAAACAGCGTCTGATGGCCTCCAGGCCTGCCCGGAATCTGCCACCGCAGAAACCATCACCATCGCGCATGAATCGCCCACCGGCACCATTCCACCGATCTCCATCAACAGTGGTGAGCCGCAGATTACCGCCGCCCAGCTGGGGCAGATGCAGCGCATGATGGACGAAGTTGCCGGCAAACAGAACGTGCGCCTGAGTTTTGTCGGTTACAGCGACAACGAACGCATGGAGCGCCGTGAGGCGATGGTCTATGGCGACGATGTGGGATTGTCATCCGCGCGCGCCGAGAAAACCATGCACGCGGTACAGCAGCACCTCGGGTTGACCGATGAGCAGGTGGAGTTTGAAGGCCGCGGTTATGTGGAATCCAAAGATGTGGTGCAGACCGGCTTTATTCACATGGATGGCGCCCGGGTAGAAGTGCAGGTGCTCTACGATGAGTTGGCAGTGCTGGCGGAAAAAGACCGTCTTGAGATTGAACGCATTCAGCAGGAGGCCGAAGCCCATAACCCTTACGCGCTGAATCTGATGCGTATTACCGTGGACGGTGCGCCGGAATACGACCCTTACAAAAACTCTGCTGACCTGCAGCGCTGTACCGACGTCGCGTTGGAAAGTGCCAATATCCAGTTCCGCTTTGATAACCAGAGCATGCAGCCGCGGCTGAATGTCAGTGCCTTTCCCAGCACCATCCGCTATGCGGACGACCCCGAAACGGAGATTGTCGACAGCCGGGTGCAGTTCAAGCGTTATACCAATTATCCGTCGTTTATTACCCGTGCCGAAGTACGTATTTTTGAAGAGGATCAGTCCCTGCGCGATGCACCGCTGGCTGTGGTCACTCTGGATCAGAACGGGGAGGGCAGCTGGGATGCGGATTTCGAAGCTTATCAGGCGCCCCTGAAAAAATTGCAGTACGTGTTGCGGGTCTACGACTGGAAACAGCGTTTTGATGAAACCCGGCCGCAGACCCTGTGGCTTGTGGATAACTTCGAACCGCAATTGCAGGAGGCCACAACGGAAGAAGAGCTGTTGGTGGGGTACGGGGAAAACCGTCTCGCCGAGCAGCATATTCCAGTTAACGGCAACGCAGTGCTGGTTAACGGTGCGGATATCCCGGCCAATCACAGTGTGTGGCTGGCGGGCCGTGAGGTACCGGTAAGCAACAGCGGCGAGTTTGTTGCCGAGGAAATTTTTGCCAAGGGGCTGCATACCGTAGAAGTGGCCGTACTGGACGATGCGGGTAATGGTGAGCTGTTCCTGCGGGATCTGGAATTTACCCGCGATGACTGGTTTACCGTGGGCATTGCCGACCTCACCGTCGCGCGGGACGATACCAATGGTCCCGCGGCGCTGGTGACCGGTGACGAAACCCACTACGAAAATTCCGCCAGCTATGACGGCCGCCTGGCGTTCTACACCAGCGGCAGTTTCGGCGATGGCTGGCGCCTGTCTGCCAGTGCGGATACGGAAGAAGGCCCGGTAGAGGATCTGTTCACCAACTTTATGGAGAAAAATCCGGACGCGCTGTTCCGTCGTCTCGATAGCGATCTTTACTATCCCACGTTTGGTGATGACTCCACCGTGGTGGAAGATGCGCCCACCTCCGGCAAGTTCTACATCAAGCTGGAAAACTACGACGACTACGGCCTGTGGGGTAACTTCAACGCGTCCTATACCGATAACGAGCTGGCGCATATCGACCGCGCGCTGTACGGGGCGAACTTCCATTTCGAAACCGACGACGTCACCGACTTTGGTGACAAGCGCTTCCAGATTGATGCCTTCAGTGCGGAACCGGGCACCATTGCCGGCCGCGATGAATTCCGGGGCACCGGCGGTTCGCTCTACTACATGCGTCACCAGGATATTCTTACCGGATCCGAACGTCTGCGTATTGAAGTGCGGGATAAAAACTCCGGCCTGGTACTGGGAGTGAAAAACCTTACTCCGGTGATCGATTACGATGTGGACTATATTCAGGGGCGGGTACTGTTGAACCGTCCGCTGTCGGCCATTGCCAACGACAATCTGATTGTCCAGGACGGCTCCTACAATGGTAATCCCCAATATCTGGTGGCACGCTATGAATACACTCCGGGCTTTGATGATCTGGATACCCTCGCCGTGGGTGGCCGCGCTCACTACTGGGCCGGTGATCACGTCAAGATTGGAGTGAGTGCCAGCCAGCAGGACGAGGAAGACAACGAGTCCTCTCTCAATGGTGTCGACCTGACCCTGCGCAAGAGCGCGGGTACCTGGATGAAAGTGGAAGTGGCTGAGAGCGAGGGCAACACCCTGGACAGCCTGTCGTCCCTCGATGGTGGTTACAGCTTCAATCAGCCCGGTTTGGACCAGGGCGAGCCGTTTGATCCCGACGCCAGAGCCGGCGCCAGCAAGTTTGAGGCCGCACTGCAGGTTGGAGATTTTTTTGAAGGCGCGCGCGGCTCTGCATCTGTCTATGCACAACAGCGGGATGCGGGCTTCTCTGGCCCCGGACAGCTGGCTACCCGAGAGACAGAACAGTACGGTGCCATGATCAATATGCCCGTCGGCGAGCGTTTTGATGTGGGCCTGAAAGCGGACACCAAAGAACAGCAGCAGGGGCTGCAGACTTCTGCTACCGATGTGGAACTCGGATACCGGCTCAGCGAGCGCTGGCGGATTGCCGCCGCGGCCCGCTCCGACTCCCGTGAAGACTTATCGTCCGTGGTTCCTGTTACGCAACGCCAGGGCGACCGCACCGACGTGGCCATGCAGGCCAGTTACGATTCCGGCGCAGACTGGAATGCCTTCGGCTTTGTGCAGCGCACGGCAGAAATCTCCGGTAACCGGGATGAAAACAATCGTGTCGGTTTTGGCGGCGCCTATCGTGTCAGTGAGCGGTTGACCCTGGATAGTGAACTCTCCGGTGGTGATACCGGGACGGCCGCACGTGTGGGTACCGATTTTCTGGTCACCGATCGCACCAATCTCTACCTGAATTACACCCTGGATAACGAGCGCACCGATACCGGCGTGCGCGCGCGCAAGGGGAATCTGAACAGCGGTTTCCGCAGCCGTTTCAGCGATACTACGAGTATCTATGGTGAAGAGCGCTACACCCACGGCGATGTCTCCACCGGCCTGACCCACGCACTGGGCGTGGATCTGGCTCCCAGCGATGTGTGGAATTACGGCACCAGCCTGGAAGCGGGTACCCTGGAAGATCCCCGCACCGGCGCGGAGACCGAGCGCCGTGCGTTGGGCGCCAGCATGGGGTTCAACGACGGCGATCTGCGCCTGTCCAGTGCGGTGGAGTATCGCATCGACAATATGCAGACGTTGACTGACCCTGAAACCGTGGTGGAAAACGAGCGCAAGACCTGGCTGATGAAAAATACCCTGGGTTTCCAGATCAGTCCGGACTGGCGTCTTGTGGGTAAACTGAATTATTCCGACAGCCAGAGTTCACAGGGTGAGTTCTACGATGGCAAGTTCACCGAAGGCGTGATGGGCTACGCCTACCGCCCTGTGGATAACGATCGCTGGAACACGCTGCTGAAGTACACCTACTTCTACAATGTGCCCACCACCGACCAAGTGCTGGTTACTTCCAACAGTACCAGCAGCGCCTCGGAGTTTGTTCAGAAGAGTCATATCTTCTCTGTGGACACCAACTACGACATCAGCCAGCGTTGGACCATTGGTGCCAAGTACGCCTACCGCCTCGGTCAGTTGAGCATGGATCGGGAAGATCCAGAGTTTTTCGACAGTACCGCGAGCCTGTATGTACTGCGCGCCGACTGGCACTTCGTCAACAAATGGGATCTGTTGATCGAAGGCCGCATGCTCGACCTGCCGGATGCCGGCGATAGCAGAAGTGGTGTGCTGTTGGCGTTGTACCGTCAGATGGGACGCAATTTTAAAGCCGGTGTGGGTTACAACTTTACCGACTTCTCAGATGACCTGACGGATCTGGATTACGACAGTCAGGGCATATTCCTGAATATGGTAGGCAAGTTCTAA
- a CDS encoding zinc-binding alcohol dehydrogenase family protein has protein sequence MKAVGLYQYLPIDNEESLVDVQIDRPEPGPRDLLVAVKAIAVNPVDTKLRAPKSEPIVETTPRILGWDAAGEVVAVGDAVSQFQVGERVYYAGDVRRPGCYSEFQLVDERLVGKMPRTQDFTAAAAMPLTSLTAWEALFDRLGISRSGDDAGKSILIIGGAGGVGSVAIQLATTLAGLKVTATASRTKSSMWIKQLGATHVVNHRNPVDQGLHDIGIDAVDYVLCLADTDQHFMAMVNAIKPQGKICCVVDNREPLPLNLLKPKSATFVWEFMFTRSKFETEDMDRQGWILDRIAELIDNDQLITTVGDSIEPINAANLRLAHRQLETGSTVGKIVLAGWE, from the coding sequence ATGAAAGCTGTCGGCTTGTATCAATACCTGCCTATCGACAACGAAGAGTCCCTCGTTGACGTCCAGATTGACCGCCCAGAGCCCGGGCCACGAGATTTGCTGGTCGCGGTCAAGGCGATTGCCGTCAACCCGGTCGATACCAAACTACGCGCACCGAAATCGGAGCCGATCGTCGAAACCACACCAAGGATCCTCGGCTGGGATGCCGCGGGAGAAGTGGTTGCGGTCGGGGATGCGGTCAGCCAATTCCAGGTGGGAGAGCGGGTGTACTACGCCGGGGATGTACGGCGGCCCGGTTGCTACAGCGAGTTTCAGCTGGTAGACGAGCGTCTGGTCGGCAAGATGCCCCGCACTCAGGACTTTACTGCGGCCGCCGCGATGCCGCTGACCAGCCTTACGGCCTGGGAGGCGCTATTTGATCGCCTGGGTATTTCCCGCAGCGGCGATGATGCGGGCAAATCCATCCTGATCATTGGTGGCGCCGGCGGCGTTGGCTCCGTTGCGATTCAACTGGCCACCACCTTGGCCGGGTTGAAGGTGACTGCCACCGCTTCGCGCACCAAATCGAGTATGTGGATCAAACAGCTGGGAGCGACGCATGTGGTCAACCACCGAAATCCGGTGGACCAAGGCTTGCACGACATCGGCATCGATGCCGTGGATTACGTCCTGTGTCTGGCGGATACTGACCAGCACTTTATGGCCATGGTCAATGCCATCAAGCCACAGGGGAAAATCTGCTGCGTTGTGGATAATCGCGAGCCCCTGCCCCTCAACCTTCTGAAACCCAAAAGCGCTACTTTTGTGTGGGAATTCATGTTTACCCGCAGCAAATTTGAAACGGAAGATATGGATCGTCAGGGGTGGATTCTGGATCGGATCGCGGAACTCATCGACAATGATCAACTGATCACCACCGTAGGAGACAGCATCGAGCCCATCAATGCCGCCAATCTGCGACTGGCACACAGACAGTTGGAGACCGGCAGCACCGTGGGCAAGATTGTATTGGCGGGCTGGGAGTAG
- a CDS encoding PepSY-associated TM helix domain-containing protein, whose amino-acid sequence MRKTFFILHKYAGLTLGLLLSLIGLTGSLLVFDHVLDETLEPHTVAFRPSARPATYAEVLDAARAAMPGNPAPTRLMTQRQAGSPHVVRFPTPEGAPGPIEVNVSPTDAEVLSVRGWGTPEYTMTWLYRLHYTLLAGKNGKTVVGLTGLLLMVFCITGAVLWWPKRTRRGKRQWRRAFRIDRNGNRFRFYFDVHKVFGIYFLPVLLMVSFSGVTLVFPTQVEAVVDSLFEVEPRPALPRSRTDSGNPISPDEAVAIGQRAFPGGELKRLYLPRDAGDSYGLTFRARGEAWTNYGASIARVDQYSGELLMTRNVTEIPLGNKILRWQFPLHNGDALGIWGRWLVLISGLVPTLLFGTGIYLWWKKRVLKRNASKIAAKRPTKHPNKHQGKSAEPPNPGSSLAR is encoded by the coding sequence ATGCGTAAAACGTTTTTCATTCTGCACAAATACGCCGGCCTCACTCTGGGGCTACTGTTGTCGTTGATCGGTCTCACCGGCAGCCTGCTGGTGTTCGATCATGTGCTGGATGAAACCCTGGAGCCCCACACTGTCGCTTTCCGTCCTTCAGCGCGCCCTGCAACCTACGCAGAAGTCCTGGACGCGGCACGCGCGGCGATGCCGGGCAATCCCGCCCCCACGCGACTGATGACCCAGCGCCAAGCTGGCAGTCCGCACGTGGTGCGCTTCCCTACTCCGGAAGGCGCGCCCGGGCCGATTGAGGTCAATGTTTCACCCACCGATGCGGAAGTACTTTCGGTGCGCGGCTGGGGCACCCCCGAGTACACCATGACCTGGCTTTACCGCCTGCACTACACCCTCTTGGCCGGCAAGAACGGCAAAACCGTCGTCGGCCTGACGGGACTGCTGTTGATGGTGTTCTGTATCACCGGCGCAGTGCTGTGGTGGCCAAAGCGGACCCGGCGGGGCAAACGCCAGTGGCGTCGTGCGTTTCGCATTGACCGCAACGGCAACCGCTTCCGCTTCTATTTCGATGTGCACAAGGTCTTTGGTATTTACTTCCTGCCGGTGTTGCTGATGGTAAGCTTTTCCGGTGTCACCCTGGTGTTTCCGACCCAGGTCGAGGCGGTGGTCGACAGTCTGTTCGAGGTCGAGCCACGCCCGGCTCTGCCCCGCTCCCGCACTGACAGCGGCAACCCCATCTCGCCGGATGAAGCCGTCGCCATCGGCCAGCGGGCTTTTCCCGGCGGGGAACTGAAGCGCCTCTATCTACCGCGGGATGCGGGAGATAGCTACGGCCTGACGTTTCGCGCCCGAGGGGAAGCGTGGACCAATTATGGTGCCAGTATCGCCCGCGTTGATCAGTACAGCGGCGAGTTGCTGATGACGCGGAACGTGACCGAGATTCCACTGGGCAACAAGATCCTGCGCTGGCAGTTTCCCCTACACAATGGCGATGCACTGGGGATCTGGGGCCGCTGGCTGGTTCTGATCTCCGGGCTAGTGCCCACCCTGCTGTTCGGCACGGGGATCTATCTATGGTGGAAGAAGCGTGTACTAAAACGCAACGCCAGCAAGATTGCCGCCAAGCGCCCTACCAAGCACCCCAACAAGCACCAGGGGAAAAGTGCAGAGCCACCGAATCCAGGTTCGTCGCTGGCTCGGTAA
- a CDS encoding TonB-dependent receptor: MRRFKTSLALAVATAGTNTIAAADTNQRIDEEVVVTASRTEKPLSSIPNTVTLIDKQALNEQLAATSDLSTILGNLIPGFSPSRQKMTSSGESLRGRKPLYLIDGVPQSNPLRNGGRDGHTIDPLMLERVEVIHGANAIHGMGASGGIINLITRTPSDELQQRVRVESALQTESLSDSLGYNGSYSVSGKVEDIDVLASVTYRDTGIRYDANGDIVGFDNTQGDTMDSNTTNAFIKTGYSWGEQRVQLTINHYLVEGNNNWLSVDGDISEGIATGAIEAEVPGKSPSNEVTTINLQYTNEAFLGQKLRAQIFSQDFAGTYGATNSGTFQDEDAYGPDLFDQSQNNSEKRGLKLTLIKDDIAGAPVSLAYGVDFLQDETWQQLILTNRAWVPPTQYENIAPYVQAEFSGIDSMTITAGVRHEISELKVDDFTTLHSYNGGQSVEGGNPEFSETLGNIGATYAINDGWRVYANYSEGFSMPDVGRVLRGINTPGQDVESFLDMQPILTQNQEMGVDFSGEQFAAQLAYYTSDSDFGQRLALGDDGIYSVKREQTEIDGLELRGQWFASATDTIEARYAYTDGRYDSDQDGKVDTDLGGRNIAPNRFNLSWARNWSDAFSTRLQANWLLDRNFENSAGEVTTKFKGYTIIDASAQLEALGGEFTLGIQNLTNEDYFTYYSQTAGNDIRNFKGLGRNMNLSYSRVF, translated from the coding sequence ATGCGTCGCTTCAAGACCTCTCTCGCACTGGCCGTTGCCACCGCCGGCACCAACACGATTGCCGCTGCAGATACTAACCAGCGTATTGATGAGGAAGTCGTCGTTACCGCCAGCCGTACCGAAAAGCCGCTGAGCTCGATTCCCAACACTGTCACCCTGATCGACAAACAGGCCCTGAACGAGCAGTTGGCCGCCACCAGTGACCTGTCCACCATTCTCGGCAACCTGATCCCCGGTTTTTCCCCCAGCCGTCAGAAAATGACCAGCTCCGGCGAGAGCCTGCGCGGGCGCAAGCCGCTGTACCTGATCGACGGTGTGCCTCAGTCCAATCCATTGCGCAACGGCGGCCGCGATGGTCACACCATTGACCCGCTGATGCTGGAGCGTGTGGAAGTGATCCACGGTGCCAATGCCATTCACGGTATGGGCGCTTCCGGTGGCATCATCAACCTGATTACCCGCACCCCCAGTGACGAGCTCCAGCAGCGTGTGCGGGTCGAATCGGCCCTGCAGACCGAATCACTGAGTGACTCACTGGGTTACAACGGCAGTTACAGCGTATCCGGCAAGGTCGAGGACATCGATGTGCTCGCCAGCGTGACCTACCGCGATACCGGCATCCGCTATGACGCCAACGGTGACATTGTCGGTTTCGACAATACCCAGGGCGACACCATGGACAGCAATACCACCAACGCGTTTATCAAGACTGGCTATAGCTGGGGAGAGCAGCGGGTCCAACTGACGATCAACCACTATCTGGTAGAAGGCAACAACAACTGGTTGAGTGTGGACGGCGATATTTCGGAAGGCATCGCCACCGGTGCCATCGAAGCGGAAGTACCGGGCAAATCCCCATCCAATGAAGTCACCACCATCAACCTGCAGTACACCAACGAGGCATTCCTCGGGCAAAAGCTGCGCGCGCAAATATTTTCCCAGGATTTTGCCGGCACCTACGGCGCCACCAACAGCGGCACTTTCCAGGATGAGGATGCCTACGGTCCGGATTTATTCGATCAATCCCAGAACAATTCCGAGAAACGCGGCCTCAAACTGACCCTGATCAAAGATGACATCGCCGGCGCGCCGGTGAGTCTGGCCTACGGTGTGGACTTCCTGCAGGACGAGACCTGGCAGCAACTGATCCTTACCAATCGCGCCTGGGTTCCGCCCACCCAATATGAAAACATCGCCCCTTACGTGCAGGCGGAATTCAGCGGCATCGATAGCATGACCATCACCGCCGGCGTGCGCCATGAGATCTCCGAGCTCAAAGTGGACGATTTCACCACCCTCCACTCCTATAACGGCGGCCAGTCAGTAGAAGGCGGTAACCCGGAGTTCAGCGAGACCCTCGGCAACATCGGTGCCACCTACGCGATCAACGATGGGTGGCGGGTGTACGCCAATTACTCGGAAGGTTTTTCCATGCCGGATGTGGGCCGTGTTCTGCGCGGTATCAATACCCCAGGACAAGATGTTGAGAGCTTTCTCGATATGCAGCCCATCCTCACCCAGAACCAGGAAATGGGTGTGGACTTCAGTGGTGAACAGTTTGCCGCGCAACTGGCCTACTACACCTCGGACTCCGATTTTGGCCAGCGACTCGCCCTGGGCGATGATGGTATTTACAGTGTAAAACGGGAACAGACGGAAATTGACGGCCTGGAACTGCGCGGCCAATGGTTCGCCTCTGCGACGGATACCATCGAAGCGCGTTACGCCTATACCGATGGCCGCTACGACTCCGATCAGGACGGCAAGGTAGATACCGATCTCGGCGGCCGTAACATTGCGCCCAACCGCTTCAACCTGAGCTGGGCACGCAACTGGAGCGACGCGTTCAGCACCCGACTGCAGGCCAACTGGCTGCTGGACCGCAACTTCGAAAACAGTGCCGGTGAAGTCACCACCAAATTCAAAGGCTACACCATCATCGATGCCAGCGCACAGCTGGAAGCACTGGGTGGAGAGTTCACGCTGGGTATCCAGAACCTCACGAATGAAGACTATTTCACGTACTATTCCCAGACCGCCGGCAACGATATCCGCAACTTCAAGGGACTGGGCCGAAACATGAACCTGTCTTACTCCCGGGTTTTCTGA
- the rimP gene encoding ribosome maturation factor RimP — MASKREQLEELLAPVVESLDCELWGIEYQTHGRNALLRIYIDAERGISVDDCEKVSRQSSAVLDVEDPISSRYTLEVSSPGMDRPLYKLDHYQRFVGAQVELRLRMPLDGQRKWRGLLAGVEGDEIVLRIDSENEYLLPIDSIEKANIIPQFDKK, encoded by the coding sequence ATGGCAAGCAAACGCGAACAGTTGGAAGAGTTGTTGGCTCCGGTGGTGGAATCACTGGATTGTGAGCTATGGGGGATCGAGTATCAGACCCACGGCCGCAACGCTCTACTGCGTATCTATATTGATGCGGAGCGTGGTATCAGTGTCGATGACTGTGAAAAGGTGAGTCGTCAGTCCAGCGCGGTGCTGGATGTGGAAGACCCTATCAGCAGCAGGTACACCCTGGAAGTTTCTTCCCCGGGGATGGATCGTCCGCTGTATAAGCTGGACCATTATCAGCGTTTTGTCGGTGCCCAGGTGGAGTTGCGTCTGCGAATGCCTCTGGACGGACAGCGCAAGTGGCGCGGTTTGCTCGCCGGCGTTGAAGGCGATGAGATCGTTCTGCGGATCGACAGCGAAAACGAATATCTTTTGCCAATCGACAGTATCGAGAAGGCCAATATCATTCCCCAGTTCGACAAGAAGTAA